Genomic segment of Populus nigra chromosome 6, ddPopNigr1.1, whole genome shotgun sequence:
ACTTCACATTGTATTGTTGTGGATGTGAGGCCTGTTACTTGTTGAGGATGGCTTGGAAAGGATTGCTGTATTCAAAGCGCAATCATCTTCGGGGAAACATTATCTGTATAATTGACACTGTTATAGTTAGTTAGAAAGTATATGGTATCATGTTTAAATTGCCCAAATGGTCAGGTGCATGCAGTATTGAATGTGTGGGTTCTCCTTTTGCTTATATGGTTAATGTTCTCCAATGGCTTTCATCACTCACCAGAGGGCTTACAGGTGCCTGTACATTGGTTGCCCTTCCAGCCAATTATGACTTGgcattaaactttaaatttaccTTCTCATTTACATCTATCAACATGGCTTATAGTCATAATCATGCTGGACTGACCAGACTGGATCATCCTTGTTTGGggtattctttttaaataattggttCGCAGGATCGCTTTGTTCCAGTAGGGTATACTATTAAGGATTGTGCCTTTTGATCAACTATCTCCATTAATTGTCATATCTTATTCCTGCTTTTAGTCTGCTACCTCCACTACTAGTTTGGTATTAATGACATTTTTGGTGATGATTTTGTTCATTTGTTCACACCAACCAATGACTGAAGTATCTTGTGCAATACAAATACATGATCCGAGGCATACAATTGAAGGATGTGCTCAGAATAGGAagttatcatttttatatttagttgcAACTCACAAGtaattctttggaatgtgttttTGAGCTTCAGATTGCAGCTTGGGATGCAAACCTTGTAACTCCACACAAGCGCATGGGGAACACAAGCATTGGTCTGGAAAGCCTCTGTGACGGTGAGGATTCAATAAAACTTGTGCATGCACTGAACTGTTTGGGAAAAGGTGTCGTGCTTTTCATTATACTTGGATCAGTGATTTTCTGctagtaaaattttaataataatcagcatgatttttttgttgttagatTGATGATTGCACTTACTAAAAGATATTTCATTGCATGAACTGAAGTGTGCTAGTTTTATTCCATAAGTACAAGTTCATTCGATGTGTATGAAAGCAGTAAGCAGATGAAGTTTGGATATATGGACTGCATACCTTTTTCtaccaaaattattaaatggCTTGTGCCTTTCCAGGAAACTTGCATGAGGTGGTGGTTGAACTGGAAGGGATGGGCGGTGGCGGAAAGTTGCAGTTGGAGGTAAGTTCTTGCAGTGAAAGAAAATTTTTGTTACGATTTAAATCTTCAAGGAATTGTATGAAATTTCCCCTCTTTGAGTCTGTCATGCGTCTTCCACCTCGACATGGCTGGCTCATCAAGCTCTGGTTTAAATTTAAGACAATTTGCAGTGGAAAAATTCTTGCAGGCATGACAACCTAATACTGACGTTATTGGGAAATTTAACATGTttgtagtatttttaaaaaataataggattATCGCATAACTTATTTGGTTTGTTGCTGCATCTAAGAGTTCCAGTTTCCTTATGAAAGGAACTCCTGGAAATATCCATCTTTGGGTCCCGGGCGTTGCTTTTTAGTCAATGAGTTATGAGACTGGTGGTCTTTAGTTCTACACATTTCAGCTTTTCACATCCTAAACATTTTGATCTGGCTCAAACAACTATCAGCTTGTTGATGTACAGAGTCTGATGACAGCAGTGTGCTCAACTATACTAAATTTTAAAGCATCACTTCTGGAATCACGTTCTGAATTTGAATTTCAATGCAGAAGTGCCAAGAGAATCGGCATagaaatattttcctttttttcagaGTTTGGTCATGCTGCCATCTACCATTGCTGATGTTTTTCAGTTAATTGGGTattgaaaatagattttacTTATCCGACATCTTGAAGGACTATGATTTAGTGATTTAAGCTCACGTCCAAACATGGGACCAACATAAGAATCATCTTGGAATTTTTCAATAGGTTGGAGTACTTCAGCCTCCTTTCAGCTATATTATACATGAATTGCACTTCAATGTGTattctgtgaaaaaaaaatgcttttatatTGCTGCTtgttatatcataaaaatacacTTCTTTGGAATCTGCATGCTCTTAGAGTATAAAACACGTCTTCCTGCTgctacttttttttcctttcatatttCTTCCTCTTTTGACTTTGATAATACCATTTATCATTTAATGCATGGTGTTTCAACGTGGATAAAGGAGTGTCTACCTTAAAAGTGTACAACCATTGCTATGTGATGCTAGGAGGTCCACCAAGTTCAGGGTAATAATGCTGCCTGTTGTGTTTCATTTCCCATTAagtttacattttattttttactattcttTCTTTCGATTTATAATTTCTGTCTGGGTGTTGCCTTTTGGTTAAAATGTCATCTCTTGTTCTCCTTCAAGTTGTTCTTTGATTTCCATCCTATCGTGTGTCTGGGACCCTAGCTAATTTATTCACCTGATAATTTTGCAGAAAATATGTCAAACATGGTAGGAAGGCATTGGAAGAGATGAGGTCCgtaaaaaggaaataaagtccttaaaggggaaaaagaaaaatagtgtaGGGCAAAGGGCACTAACTAAATCTACGTTCGGTGAAACAGTGGAGGTAAATCCTTTGGATGAAAACATATAGAACAAACAGGCATTTCTGGGTTGCAAGTTTCTCCGAAATCTAATGTTCGACGAGTGCCGTTGCTATGACCactgttgtgttttttttttcctcaactcAGTTTTATGGAAGATGGATTTAATGAGAAGTTAATCAGTGTAAAGGTTGTTGCAAGCTTAAAAAAGGCCTTATGGTTCGTGAGCAATATCTACAGCTTGGTTGTAAAGGTCTAGAAAGAGTATAATAGAAGGTATCATAGACGTTAAAAAATGGAAGAGTGAAAACACTATAACAAGAGTAAAGACTGATGCTCTTTGAAATGATGCGTTGTTAGACTTGGGTTGGCTTTGCTATTAATCCTTGCTGGCTTTTCCCATTAAGTCTCGGTAAACCAATGGGTTTATGTACACCAAAGTCCCAAAGTGTATTAACATTCCAGTCTTTCAGCATTTATTTTGTGTGGGTAATGGTTTATGTTTGCTCATGCTGTGTTCTGTAATTGATCAGATTGTGTTTGGTCAAAACCTAGTCAACTGAAAATGGCTCCATGTGGTAGTTGGGTATCAACACACTCATGTTTGTTAATCTTGATGCTCTTGGTAGGTTAGACCAGTAATATCATGATTTGGCCTGTTATAGTTTCTCAAATTAGAGTGTCTTGCCACATAACTTCTCAATCTTTTTTTGAGGCATTAAGTCACAGTTTAAGTTATTTCTTTGAATCAAGTATACAGGATTGTCTCACATGCATTTGAGAGGATATTAAACTTTCTTTCAGTGAACCTTTTGGTTGACATGGATATATCGATCATTACTTCGGGTTAGGTGTTGGTTTCTCTTTGAGCAATTAGGACAACTCAAATAAAGTCTGCATAATTTGCAAATGCAAGATTTTTGTTgaacttctctttcttttttcttaatcattGGAGGTTCTTGGCATGTCACTTTTctaccaagattttttttttatggatttaatgcATTGGTATATTTGGGGATATTCTTTACTGCAAGGCCTGCTTTCTGCTTGTAATTCTAGTAATTGGTGGTTATTGCTGATGCAGACTGCCAGTCGCATGTATAATGACAATGCAGTTCAACTGTTACTAGAAAGAAACTTTTAGTCAACTAGGTTAATAGTGAAATGCTCCATAGTATTCAATGTTGTAATGTAGTACTTAAGATAGTTGTTACCAAACGCAATATGTTGATTTCCTCTTTGTATATTTTCTTGGGTTTTGCTGTGAGACAATTTCTGATATATTTGGAGTTGGGTTAGCAGCTCGCATTTTTTTCCCAATCTTGcttgttcttcttttatttctcttctttttttagttttccattttaaaatccaaatctTGAAAGAATTCCTTAAGTCACAGAAGAAACATTGTTGACAGTTCTGACAGTtctgcaataaataaataaacaaaacaaatgaaacagTCAGGTAGCTTTTCTGTACTGTTTCTCCTTATTCAGAGACTTGGCAGCCTATCGTTGGTTATTAAGGTTGgttaataaacaaaacaaatgaaacatTGTTGACGTAGATTAATGCTTTTAAGTCATGTCAAGACTTCTCTCATGTGCCAAAATTTCTCAGTGGTttaagtcaataaaattccttttcttcttgtctTTTCTTGAGCTTTATAGTTGCACTTGTTAATGTGCATTCCATCTATTGCCAAGAtggacttttttttgttgttgttgaatttGTATCACTTAGGCTTGCTACTTGTAAGGTTTCAGGTTAAATACAAAACTTTCGatgaaattgatgaagaaaaaaggCCATGGAGGCTCCCCTTTGTGTCAGATTTTCTTCGCAAAAATGGTTTTGAATCAGCTCTAAAAATGGTTGTTGGCTCAGAAACCATGCCAGCACGACAGTTTGTAGAATATGCTTTTGGGCAGTTGAAGTCATTTAACGTTCCAAATGTTTGGACAGATCAAGTTTCAAACAGTAAGGACTTGGGTGCAGCGAATTCCAACCACTCTGTTGTGTCGGACATGCCTTTGCCTTCAGAAACAAAGAGTACCACAGAAGTCCCTGTGTTTGACTCGAACCGTGATGGAGACAGTAACTTAGCATTATCCCAAGCTGATAATGACTGCTTATGTAATTCGGGTGCCACAGAAGCTGGGGAAGCTACGCAATCAGATAAACAATTTTGGAAGAACTTTACTGATGTTATCAGCCAAACTGTTGCTCAGAAACTTGGTTTCTCTGTTTCTCTGGAATTGAAGTGGGATGAATTTGACTTATTGAACAGAATTGGATTGCAGTCGCAAAAGATTGCCGAAGCGGGTTATGTTGAGTCAGGGCTTGCAACTCCAGAGGGTCAGAAGGTGGACAGTGATGAAGCAAGTGCCCCACTTACCATAAGCAAGATTCAATCTTCACTTCCAGAAATAAAGAAGGTGACACAGGATTTGTTAAGGCAAACTGATTCTGTTCTGGGAGCATGGATGGTTTTGACTACTGCtgtttctaaattaaataaggAAGAAAATGTTTCAGGAAAGAGTTCTTCTGATAGTGAGAAGCTAATTAGCTCTTCGAATGGAACCGCATTGGAAGACAAGAAATCTGAGGAAATGAGAGTACTCTTTTCTACTGCGGAGAGTGCTATGGAGGCTTGGGCAATGCTTGCTACTTCACTGGGCCATTCAAGTTTTATCAAGTCTGAATTTGAGAAGATATGCTTTCTAGACAATTCATCCACAGATACACAGGTGATATTGTTATATCGTTGACACAAGCCGTCTTCCTTGTAATAATCTTGTGATTCATTATTTGTGATGAAAAACCACGAGGTTACATTTCATTTATCACTAAGTTGTTGGAAAGTGCAGGTGGCAATTTGGCGTGACAATGCAAGGAAAAGATTAGTTGTTGCTTTCAGGGGCACAGAACAAGTACGTTAGATTTTATACTTCTCTAAGTGCTGTTGGGTCATCTAGCTTTCTATTTAAATtgcttatttttgttattttcttcagGTAAGATGGAAGGATTTGCGAACTGATTTAATGGTAGCTCCTACAGGGTAATGTAAAATACCTACGCATATCATGCCTTGTTCACACACATACCCAGAGAAATGCATGGATTTGTTTGGTTCACTTTGGTAATCCTTTCTGGTCAGTTTGTTTGTATGTGTAACTTATGTTGCAGTTGCATTTTGTGAGAATAGTGCACTGCACTTATTTGGTGGACATGGATCTGTGCATGTGATGAATCCCGTTGCTTGCAgcaaaatttcttttacttttaaaagaaagagacaTTGGGAATGGGAGACTGAGTGATAAATGATGAAGTGATTGCATAGTCATTACATGACTGAATGGTGCAttcttttaatgtatttccTCCATGcataatcaaattcaatttgcTATGCGCATTTTAttgaagcatttttttttttatttttaaaatcttgtaaTTTGACTATATCATCCGTGAGCCTCTAGAATTGATTTGCATGAACTATGTTTCTTTATCatttctcaatttctttatCATTGCTATACATAAGTTCTATGCTAACCATCATTCTACTTCTGTAGGCTAAATCCTGAAAGGATTGGTGGAGATTTTAAACAAGAAGTTCAGGTATGCAAATGATATGTATATTTGGTAATTATTCAGAATACATCCAGTAATATGTGCAATTTCTCTCTTACTACTGTCAATGATTATGATGTACTTGACTGTGCTACAAATTTTTCAGGTTCATAGTGGTTTTCTAAGTGCTTATGATTCAGTCAGGATACGAATCATCTCTATCATTAAACTATTAATTAGCTACGTGTAAGTTGTTCTTTTAATCCTGTTTAACTATCTCATGCTTCTCTTATAAAATCCTAAAGAATCTTCTAGGGCAACAACCAGTGTTATATCATGCTTAAGATATGAGTTCCTAcacatttttaataacaaatatagGCTGACTATACTTATTCCTTTGTTTTAGTCATTTAGTGTTGGTTTCACTAGGTCCTTTTGCTAATTAATATAGTCCATATGTGACCggtgtggattttttttctaaagtgaACTTTTTGGGATTCTTGCCATCGGGGATGCATTAGTGCACAAGTTCATGCATCTTTATAGGCGCATTTAACTGTATTTTCAAGTCATATAGTTTTTGGCTTGTGCACAATTAAATTATACATGAATAGGTGATGCTTCTTAATATGCTTGTATGATTAAAAACTTAAACATGTAATCTCAAATACATTCTTGACATTTCGTACCTTGTACCTCTTAAATGAATCGATTTTCATTCTTCTTGTCTTGAAATTTGGTTCAAATTTTTGCAATATTATGTCTTGCATCTGTGAGATAACGTTTGCAGATCTATCATCTGGTAGTCGCTAggtgttatttttttcccattacaTTCAAAGCAGAGTAATGTTTAAAATAACTTTGCAAATTTCTATAGATTTGTTCTTTGAAATGTTAAATCGTTGTTGACAGAGATAATGGAGCTGAGCCACCATTTAAATGGCACGTCTATGTAACTGGTCACAGTTTGGGTGGTGCATTGGCTACCCTGCTTGCTCTTGAACTTTCATCGAGTCAACTAGTAAAGTAAGTTCATCCTTCTTTTACTTACTAGTGCCTGGCAAGTCCATTGCATTTGCACGCGGGCACTTTTGACAGATTATGCAATTACACATTGAATTCtacttttgtttgtgttttaggCGTGGTGCGATTTCTGTGACTATGTATAACTTTGGATCTCCTAGAGTTGGTAACAAAAAGTTTGCAGAAGTTTATAATCAGGTAACTGTAAATTTTTAATCGGAGCTAAAATTGTTTTCAATCACAAGAAATTTCTTTTATGGGTGGGTTGCAATTCTCCCTTTTCCTGTTGGCACAACTTAAAGTCAAATCATGATGGGGGTGCGCTTTTTCTCATATAATTTACATGTGGGTATattgcttgcttgcttgttCACGACACTAGCTCACATTTCTTAAAAGCTGCAACTGGTTCcttctttcaaattttgtttttctggaTTTCTTTGTTCAATTAGACATATTTACTACAAATTGGTCTTTGGTGCACGTGTGTCCTTTTGTTTTCTGCTTCTATAAaaggatatgattttttatatatataatcttttcatATTCCTGTAATTTTATGAcatattgaaaaggaaaatgttATTTCTTATTTCACATCAATTTTTTGCCACCGTGCATGTGGGGAATGGGCTGAATTGATATAAGATGTTCTGGAGTCTCAAGAACTTGTAAAAAGTTAGTCCATGATTACTGACGATTACTGACTCCATAACAGAGATGAATGGAGGAGACAGATCCATGTAGTGACCCTAATAGATTGGAATTGAGACTTAGTTGAGTTAATATTGATCTTCTGGCAACTATTACATgaagatgtttttgtttttgtttaaaacttCAGCAAAATTATAGGAAAACCGAGAAGAATGTTGGACTTCTAAGTATAGCTAGTTTCTATAAGATATCTTTACTATCCTGTGACTGTGAGCTCCCATGATACAGTGCATAGATCTCATGACAAGTACTGTAGGTTTTAACTTACAAATGGTCTGGGGCAAGTTTTATGAATCGCCCTTCAGTACAAAGAAATTGCATGGATCTCCTCTCTAGcaccaaaaaaatcacaaacagaAAAATGTGCTAGTGGCTTCAACGTCCCCTTTGATGATGCATCTCATGACTTGGTTTAATTGTCGAGATACTTGTCCATAAGGTTGTCATGTCATGTCTGACATTCAAGGGTGGTCTTTCAATTTTCTCAACTACAAGAGAGCTCTGTGAAATGTACCTTATGTTTACTTCtagtatttttctctttcttcttttttttcagtcACTATTCTTACTGAGTTTTTCTTGACTTGATATCTATAGCCTTAATTGATGAGGCTCATCAATTTATGTCtcccttatttgtttttctgggacgctcttaaaagaaaaaccttctCATCTCATTGATGAGAACTGGTCCTACTTCTCGGTTTCTTACTCTCCCAATATTAATAGTCTGCTTCAGTTTAAACTCAATGCAcatacatgtttaattttttcacccAATTGCTTCTCATTCATCTGCTAGTTTACATTGATGAGAACTGGCCCTGCTTCTTCTTGGTTTCTTACTCTCTCAATGTTATTAGTCTGCTTCAGTTTAAACTCAATGCACAtacgtgtttaattttttcacccAATTGCTTATCTGATAGAAATCCCTCCCcttgcttttatattttctgaATTTAAGCTGGGCAAAAATGATGCATTGCTGGCTGTGTCATTCATATCCTTTGGGTCTTATGGCCTGGGACATAATACTTGTTTGTTCATGATGCTTGGGAAAGTTTGAAACATATACATATGCGACATTGATACATGATGTGCATGTAAGAAGAGTGTACTTATAAAGATATGTCTTTTTACTCCTGTTTTTGTCTTGGACACTAAAAAACCGTGGTTAGTGTTTGAATTGGTCATGCTTACATTTGCAGAAAGTTAAAGATAGCTGGAGGGTTGTGAACCACAGAGACATTGTACCTACTGTTCCTCGCTTGATGGGTTATTGCCATGTAGCTCAACCTGTGTATCTAGCAACTGGAGAACTAGAAGATGCTTTggtgggtaatttttttttttttaacactttcCCTGAAATCATATGGCAGTTGCTGCATGCTGTGAAATTAACCTCTGGTCTCTGGATATGCATTTTATATATGCTATAGTGTGTTATCTTCCATAATGGAATAGATGGCATCCTCTTTAAATTCAAGATTTGTCAGTTGAATTCCAATTCCTGTCATTGGACCTAATTCATCTCAGAACACCAAATTTGTCTCAGATATACTAATTTGAGTTTTTCAGTGACCCAATTTCCCTTGCGTGCTTGAGAACTTTCTGCAGCTTTACCATTGCTGTTGCCCAACAGGCATTCCTTAGAAAACTGCGCATTGATTGCTTCAGGCATGCAAGGGAAGCTGAATTACTGCATTCCTTTGAAACCTACACTTTGATTGCTTCAGGcggacattttttttctttggagaaTTTATGCATCACAAGAAAATGTTACATTCATAGTTCTTTTTCTTTAgcttcttgttattgtttttgaaatgacCTTATCCATCTGTATTATCTGATCAGACTTTCATAATTTAGCTCAAGTGGAATTAGTGAATTTGCATGTTTGAGGTATTTGATTAAAGTTGTAGTTTGTCCTTTAACTCTTATTGTATACTCCTTTGTAAGTTATTCTTCACAACTGATAAAAAAGGCCAGGACTCAAAACTCTCTAACTGACTGACAGgtagagttttttatttttttttaaaaaaaagaaagaagcaaatatATATGAAAGATGTCCATGTACAATACCAACTCTTCGACTGTGGTTGACATTACATATGGAAGGGATGTTACGAACACATGACAGTTTccattattgattatttttcttttaagaattaGCTTATGAGTACCGCTATATACAagtttaaaatgtgtttttcagGTAAATTTGGAGCTTTTGAAAGATGGCTACCAAGGTGATTTCATTGGGGAGTCCACACCGGATGTTGTTGTCAGTGAATTTGTATGTTTCTTGGTCTTAATCTTGCTCCATTTTTTTGCTCCACAGCTTGATCATTTGTATGGTTGACCCAGATGCGAAGGTGTAGGAAACCGAAATCTATCTAAATCTATCTAACTCATATTAACAAAGAGAAACTGGTTGCTGTGAGAACctacaaaaaattatatattagttaTACAGTATTTTGGCAATTAATTCTACCTCTCTAATTAGTTTGTACATGCAGTGTAATCCAAATTAATGGTCCCTTCTATATTGTTTGAATGCAAGATAAAGGTTCCTAAATTGATCTAGTGGTTCCTAAACTGACTAATCATTTGCAAAAAGGTTCCCAGTGCATGCTGAGAG
This window contains:
- the LOC133697743 gene encoding uncharacterized protein LOC133697743, translated to MATSLHLNHTFYHRFTPTSHMSRNLNFYRRFSSSFSWKARVLTLKKKHYRGTGHGVFSSSIIKANNTNNTEIDEVSVQEEKENEMERPPFDINLAVVLAGFAFEAYTSLPENVGKREVDAADCKTVYLSESFVREIYDGQLFIKLKKGFDLPAMDPWGTSDPYVVMELDGQVVKSKVKWGKKKPTWNEDFTVNIKLPPTKNLQIAAWDANLVTPHKRMGNTSIGLESLCDGNLHEVVVELEGMGGGGKLQLEVKYKTFDEIDEEKRPWRLPFVSDFLRKNGFESALKMVVGSETMPARQFVEYAFGQLKSFNVPNVWTDQVSNSKDLGAANSNHSVVSDMPLPSETKSTTEVPVFDSNRDGDSNLALSQADNDCLCNSGATEAGEATQSDKQFWKNFTDVISQTVAQKLGFSVSLELKWDEFDLLNRIGLQSQKIAEAGYVESGLATPEGQKVDSDEASAPLTISKIQSSLPEIKKVTQDLLRQTDSVLGAWMVLTTAVSKLNKEENVSGKSSSDSEKLISSSNGTALEDKKSEEMRVLFSTAESAMEAWAMLATSLGHSSFIKSEFEKICFLDNSSTDTQVAIWRDNARKRLVVAFRGTEQVRWKDLRTDLMVAPTGLNPERIGGDFKQEVQVHSGFLSAYDSVRIRIISIIKLLISYVDNGAEPPFKWHVYVTGHSLGGALATLLALELSSSQLVKRGAISVTMYNFGSPRVGNKKFAEVYNQKVKDSWRVVNHRDIVPTVPRLMGYCHVAQPVYLATGELEDALVNLELLKDGYQGDFIGESTPDVVVSEFMKGEKELIEKILQTEINIFRSIRDGSGLMQHMEDFYYITLLENVRSNYQPLERVESSGRDSIPTSQDGSNI